The following are encoded together in the Pseudoalteromonas ruthenica genome:
- a CDS encoding dipeptidyl-peptidase 3 family protein, producing the protein MSKLSKISQALLISSVFALGACSKQPQSTTEQTAASAQPSSGPELINIERERLNIYTDFELNTDLSHLSGNQQKMLAKLIDASKIMDQLFWRQAFGGEQQDFLASLDDEQVRHFAKINYGPWDRLNGDQPFLSGFEHKPAGAQFYPADMTKEELEQSSVKDKTGLYSIIKRDDNGELYSVPYSVEYAQALEAAADLLRQASELADNKEFANYLSMRADALLSDDYQASDFAWMDMKNNPIDVVIGPIETYEDQLFGYRAAFESYVLVKDMAWSERLAKFAQFLPELQKGLPVAEQYKQEVPGSDADLNAYDVIYYAGHSNAGSKTIAINLPNDEQVQLEKGTRRLQLKNAMRAKFDKILMPIAAELIVPEQRKHITFDAFFANTMFHEVAHGLGIKNTITGKGTVRQSLQEHASALEEGKADILGLYMVEQLLKKGEITEGTLEDYYVTFMAGIFRSVRFGASSAHGKANMIRFNFFKQEGAFSKDENGLYQVNMDKMAAAMSKLSNLILTLQGDGDYQKVDQLVATMGEIKPELAADLEKLSKANIPVDVDFIQGKKVLGLN; encoded by the coding sequence ATGAGTAAATTGTCGAAAATTTCTCAAGCACTGCTTATTAGCTCTGTATTCGCACTTGGCGCCTGCTCCAAGCAACCACAGTCAACTACTGAACAAACGGCGGCGAGCGCACAACCAAGCAGTGGCCCTGAATTGATAAATATTGAACGCGAGCGGCTTAACATTTACACCGATTTTGAGCTCAATACCGACTTGTCACATCTAAGCGGGAATCAGCAAAAAATGCTCGCTAAACTGATTGATGCCTCAAAGATTATGGACCAACTGTTTTGGCGTCAGGCTTTCGGTGGCGAGCAACAAGATTTCTTAGCGAGCCTAGATGATGAACAAGTGCGTCACTTTGCCAAGATTAACTATGGTCCTTGGGATCGCTTAAACGGCGATCAGCCTTTTTTAAGCGGCTTTGAGCACAAACCAGCAGGGGCTCAATTTTACCCAGCTGATATGACAAAAGAAGAATTAGAGCAAAGCAGTGTAAAAGATAAAACAGGCCTTTATTCCATCATCAAACGCGATGACAATGGTGAGCTTTACAGTGTGCCTTATTCAGTAGAATACGCCCAAGCATTGGAGGCTGCTGCAGATTTGCTGCGCCAAGCGAGCGAACTGGCCGATAATAAAGAATTCGCTAACTACTTGAGTATGCGTGCCGATGCCTTGCTAAGTGATGACTATCAAGCCTCTGATTTTGCTTGGATGGATATGAAAAATAACCCCATTGATGTGGTTATTGGCCCAATCGAAACCTATGAAGATCAACTTTTCGGTTATCGTGCGGCTTTTGAATCCTATGTTTTGGTCAAAGACATGGCCTGGAGTGAGCGTTTAGCAAAGTTTGCGCAATTCCTTCCTGAGCTACAAAAAGGTCTGCCTGTGGCGGAGCAATATAAGCAAGAGGTTCCTGGTTCAGACGCCGACCTTAATGCGTATGATGTCATCTACTATGCTGGCCACTCCAATGCTGGCAGCAAAACCATAGCTATCAATCTACCTAATGATGAGCAAGTGCAACTGGAAAAAGGCACTCGCCGCCTGCAACTTAAAAATGCCATGCGCGCTAAGTTCGACAAAATCCTCATGCCCATTGCCGCTGAGCTCATTGTGCCCGAGCAGCGCAAACACATTACTTTCGACGCCTTTTTTGCTAATACCATGTTCCACGAAGTGGCGCATGGCCTAGGTATTAAAAACACCATTACCGGTAAAGGCACCGTACGCCAGTCGCTTCAAGAGCACGCGAGTGCATTGGAAGAAGGTAAGGCGGATATCCTTGGCTTGTATATGGTTGAACAGCTATTGAAAAAAGGCGAGATTACCGAGGGTACGTTAGAAGATTACTATGTCACCTTTATGGCTGGAATCTTCCGCTCTGTACGTTTTGGCGCATCCAGCGCGCACGGTAAAGCTAACATGATCCGCTTTAACTTCTTCAAACAAGAAGGCGCGTTCTCCAAAGATGAAAACGGCCTATATCAGGTAAATATGGATAAGATGGCTGCAGCCATGAGCAAGCTATCGAATTTAATTCTTACCCTGCAAGGTGACGGTGACTATCAGAAGGTGGACCAACTCGTTGCTACCATGGGTGAAATTAAACCTGAATTGGCCGCTGATTTAGAAAAGCTCAGTAAAGCGAATATCCCTGTGGATGTCGACTTCATCCAGGGCAAAAAGGTATTAGGCTTAAACTAA
- a CDS encoding HIT domain-containing protein: protein MFALAPELERDCIELADWPLCKVLLMNDSQYPWFILVPRKSGLKEIIDLSDRDQIVLGRESAKLSCMLKTVFKPAKLNVAALGNMVEQLHIHHIARFEQDPAWPKPVWGVHPPKPYTEAQIQQIKENLQL, encoded by the coding sequence ATGTTTGCATTAGCACCAGAGTTGGAACGAGATTGTATTGAATTGGCGGATTGGCCGTTGTGTAAAGTGTTGTTAATGAATGACAGCCAGTACCCTTGGTTTATTCTGGTACCGCGCAAAAGCGGATTAAAAGAGATCATTGATTTAAGTGATCGTGACCAAATCGTGTTAGGACGTGAATCGGCGAAGCTTAGCTGTATGTTAAAAACAGTGTTCAAACCGGCAAAATTAAATGTTGCTGCTTTAGGTAACATGGTTGAGCAGTTGCACATTCATCATATTGCTCGCTTTGAGCAAGACCCCGCTTGGCCCAAACCGGTGTGGGGGGTACACCCACCTAAACCTTATACTGAAGCGCAAATTCAACAGATTAAAGAGAATTTGCAGCTATAA
- a CDS encoding S9 family peptidase: MAASLACGAATAKELTLERIFDDPSLAGKAPVKLKFSPDGSRVTYLQGKKEDYNRYDLWEYNLKDNSNRMLVDSQALFSGPENLSDEEKARRERQRIFGRGILEYTWSKDGQALLFPLNGDLYYYQLASGESRKLTDTEAFETDARFSPKGNFVSFIRDQNLYALELASGKEIQLTQDGGGVIKNGMAEFVAQEEMSRMTGYWWSGDEQKIAFTRIDESPVEEAIRNEIYADEVKLFNQRYPYTGTDNVAIELGVVHIDDKQVDWIDLGTDKDIYIARAKWLKDNHTLSYQWQNRSQQELELRFYDSAEKTQRVAVKESSDTWINLHFDLKFLQDKEHFIWASERDGYKHLYLYKVDGTLVRQITQGDWIVESLKGVDEQNGVVYFAGRKDTPLESHLYSTSLFEAGEITRITAAGEYHNVVLAEDSKTFIDRASSVNRPPYVALRKTNGDFVTWLEQNAIDEQHPLSPYTSDLVKPEYGTIKAQDGQVMHYRLFKPRKLNKKQKHPVIVNVYGGPHAQRVTNSWRSKNLYFQYMVQQGYVVFQLDNRGSYNRGKRFEDVIYKHLGESEVQDQIKGVEFLRTLDYVDPQRIGIYGHSYGGYMALMGMFKAGDYFKAGVSGAPVTDWSLYDTHYTERYLDHPKTNAEGYEQSAVFPYSDGLKGPLMIYHGMADDNVLFTHATKLFKQLQDKALPFEMMTYPGSKHSLRGKKVQTHLHHTITDFFNRHFDMAQE, from the coding sequence TTGGCTGCAAGCTTAGCCTGCGGCGCAGCGACTGCCAAAGAGCTGACGCTCGAGCGCATTTTTGACGACCCTAGTTTAGCTGGTAAAGCGCCTGTAAAGCTTAAGTTTTCTCCAGATGGTAGCCGCGTTACCTACTTGCAAGGAAAGAAAGAAGACTACAATCGCTACGACCTATGGGAATACAACCTCAAAGACAACAGCAACCGCATGTTAGTCGATTCGCAAGCATTGTTCTCAGGGCCGGAAAATCTTTCTGATGAAGAAAAAGCACGCCGTGAGCGCCAACGTATTTTTGGCCGTGGAATTTTGGAGTATACCTGGTCCAAAGACGGGCAAGCGTTGCTTTTCCCACTCAATGGGGACTTGTATTACTATCAACTGGCCAGTGGCGAAAGTCGTAAGCTCACCGATACCGAAGCGTTCGAAACCGACGCGCGATTCTCACCGAAAGGCAATTTTGTCTCTTTTATCCGCGACCAGAACTTATATGCCTTAGAACTGGCCAGTGGCAAAGAAATCCAGCTCACTCAGGATGGCGGCGGCGTCATTAAAAATGGCATGGCTGAGTTTGTAGCGCAGGAAGAAATGAGCCGCATGACCGGCTACTGGTGGTCCGGTGATGAACAGAAAATAGCCTTTACCCGTATCGATGAGAGCCCCGTAGAAGAGGCGATTCGTAACGAGATTTATGCCGACGAAGTGAAGCTATTTAACCAGCGCTACCCCTACACAGGCACCGACAATGTGGCCATAGAGCTAGGCGTTGTCCATATTGATGACAAACAGGTTGATTGGATTGATTTAGGCACCGACAAGGATATTTACATTGCCCGTGCAAAATGGCTCAAAGACAACCACACTCTGTCTTATCAATGGCAAAACCGCTCGCAGCAAGAGCTCGAGCTGCGCTTTTATGATAGCGCCGAAAAAACCCAACGCGTGGCCGTCAAAGAGAGCAGTGATACATGGATTAACCTGCACTTCGATTTGAAGTTTTTGCAAGATAAAGAGCACTTTATCTGGGCGTCAGAGCGCGATGGTTATAAGCACCTTTACCTGTACAAGGTCGATGGCACACTGGTACGCCAGATCACCCAAGGGGATTGGATTGTTGAGTCACTAAAAGGCGTTGATGAGCAAAATGGCGTCGTGTATTTTGCCGGTCGCAAAGACACGCCGCTAGAAAGCCATTTGTATAGCACTTCCCTATTTGAAGCTGGTGAGATTACGCGTATCACCGCAGCGGGTGAATATCATAACGTCGTTCTTGCAGAGGATAGCAAAACCTTTATTGACCGAGCCTCGTCGGTAAACCGCCCTCCCTATGTTGCACTGCGTAAAACCAATGGCGACTTTGTCACTTGGTTAGAGCAAAATGCCATTGATGAACAGCACCCACTCAGCCCTTACACCAGCGACTTAGTAAAGCCTGAGTACGGCACCATAAAGGCACAAGACGGTCAGGTAATGCACTACCGCCTGTTCAAGCCACGCAAACTGAATAAAAAGCAAAAGCACCCGGTCATTGTCAATGTATATGGCGGCCCACATGCGCAGCGAGTTACCAACAGCTGGCGCAGTAAAAACCTATACTTTCAATACATGGTGCAACAAGGCTATGTGGTATTTCAGCTTGATAATCGCGGCTCCTACAATCGCGGAAAGCGCTTTGAAGACGTGATCTACAAACACCTTGGTGAAAGTGAGGTGCAGGATCAAATTAAAGGCGTCGAGTTTTTACGCACCTTAGATTACGTAGACCCGCAGCGCATAGGTATTTATGGCCATAGCTACGGCGGTTACATGGCGTTAATGGGGATGTTTAAAGCTGGTGATTATTTCAAAGCCGGTGTATCAGGTGCTCCTGTTACCGACTGGTCGTTGTATGATACTCATTACACAGAGCGCTATCTTGACCACCCAAAAACTAATGCCGAAGGCTATGAACAAAGCGCGGTCTTTCCATACAGCGATGGCCTCAAGGGTCCGCTCATGATTTATCATGGCATGGCTGATGACAACGTGCTCTTTACCCACGCCACTAAGCTGTTTAAACAGCTACAAGACAAGGCGTTGCCGTTTGAAATGATGACCTACCCAGGCTCGAAACATAGCTTGCGAGGTAAAAAGGTACAAACGCACCTGCATCACACCATTACCGACTTCTTTAACCGCCATTTTGATATGGCTCAAGAGTAA
- a CDS encoding methyl-accepting chemotaxis protein gives MQQLRRLSIYQRLIALLVLALLGIIILVATSLTNQYSSLLDGQHEKTRNLVENAHSIAAYYHQQAQTSALTDEQAKVAAKDAIRALRYGDSNYFWINDTSPTMVMHPFKPQLEGKSLANTADPDGVKLFVQMAELVERQGEGFVPYKWPKPGKDQPVDKIAFVKGFEPWGWVIGSGVYIDHIEDTFARSKTILILEGVVILAVLLVMGYLIAQSVMGPIRHAADMMKDIAQGEGDLTQRLDSSGNDEVSRLARHFNDYTEKMRQSIEAVNEQANKVSEHVAQLQSTAQQNQHHIELQSDSSAQVATAMEQVSHQVKDISDYANNAEQASNEANSYADQVKSVVHNTVNAITRLSTQIEQVAEVVQQLASQSNNIGSVLDVIRGISEQTNLLALNAAIEAARAGEQGRGFAVVADEVRTLASRTGQSTDEIQAMIEQLQQGAEKAVQAVQNSQQISDNTVESTANTTEALDEINRLVDSIREMNAHIARATEQQNDASSEVSQRLNDLAHATNESLSSTQVMNQASNELEQASQTLDGIVKRFKI, from the coding sequence ATGCAGCAACTTCGTCGCCTTAGTATTTATCAACGCCTGATTGCCCTACTCGTTCTTGCCCTACTCGGTATCATCATATTAGTCGCGACCTCACTGACTAACCAATACAGCTCTTTGCTGGATGGGCAACATGAGAAAACGCGCAACCTAGTAGAAAATGCACACAGCATCGCGGCGTATTACCACCAACAAGCACAAACGAGCGCCCTCACGGATGAGCAAGCGAAAGTTGCCGCTAAAGATGCCATTCGCGCTTTGCGCTATGGTGATTCCAATTATTTTTGGATCAATGACACCAGCCCGACCATGGTTATGCACCCGTTTAAGCCACAGCTCGAAGGCAAGTCATTAGCTAACACCGCCGACCCCGATGGCGTGAAACTATTCGTGCAAATGGCTGAGCTGGTTGAGCGTCAAGGTGAAGGCTTTGTGCCCTACAAGTGGCCAAAGCCAGGAAAAGATCAACCTGTCGATAAAATAGCGTTCGTTAAGGGGTTTGAACCTTGGGGCTGGGTGATTGGCTCCGGCGTTTATATCGATCACATTGAGGACACGTTTGCACGTAGCAAAACAATTCTTATCCTCGAGGGCGTTGTGATTCTCGCGGTGCTGTTAGTGATGGGCTATTTAATAGCACAAAGTGTGATGGGGCCTATTCGTCACGCAGCAGACATGATGAAAGATATAGCGCAAGGTGAGGGAGACCTAACCCAGCGTTTAGACAGCAGCGGCAATGACGAAGTCTCTCGCCTTGCCAGGCACTTTAATGATTACACCGAAAAGATGCGCCAATCCATAGAAGCGGTCAATGAGCAAGCCAATAAAGTGAGTGAGCATGTGGCGCAACTACAATCGACGGCCCAGCAAAATCAACATCATATTGAGCTGCAGAGCGACAGCTCAGCACAAGTGGCCACAGCAATGGAACAGGTAAGTCACCAAGTGAAAGACATCAGTGATTATGCCAATAACGCCGAGCAAGCTAGCAACGAAGCGAACAGTTATGCAGATCAAGTAAAATCAGTGGTTCATAACACAGTGAATGCGATCACCCGTTTAAGCACACAAATTGAACAAGTCGCTGAGGTGGTGCAGCAGTTAGCCAGCCAAAGTAATAATATTGGCAGTGTACTGGATGTGATTCGCGGCATTTCCGAGCAAACCAACCTTTTGGCGCTCAATGCTGCCATAGAAGCGGCGAGAGCTGGCGAGCAAGGCCGTGGGTTTGCAGTTGTTGCTGATGAGGTGCGCACGCTAGCCAGCCGCACAGGCCAAAGCACCGATGAAATTCAAGCTATGATTGAGCAGTTGCAACAAGGTGCTGAAAAAGCTGTGCAGGCCGTACAAAACAGCCAACAGATCTCGGACAATACTGTTGAGTCCACCGCGAATACCACCGAAGCATTGGATGAAATCAACCGCTTGGTTGACTCTATCCGGGAAATGAACGCTCATATCGCCCGCGCCACTGAGCAACAAAATGACGCCTCTAGCGAAGTGTCGCAGCGGCTCAATGATTTAGCCCATGCAACCAATGAGTCGCTCTCCAGCACACAGGTTATGAACCAGGCGAGTAACGAACTAGAACAGGCCAGTCAAACACTCGACGGCATAGTTAAGCGCTTCAAAATATGA
- a CDS encoding M17 family metallopeptidase codes for MSYARATSCASLDALSATSENDALIIICDSLDALPQAYAEQINTHAAIDSRVGKQPALLISEQAPGKRLIVTPTGPLGRDYDDVRRVFEAAKKGIAVAKEAGAIKPALYVHNIQQRPGYEFALEVAFLGANQALWQPLEAREYHGDAISALNTISLVGATDEQLKQVNAIAAGQYAARDLCGTEPERMAPPRFADYCVEAFAGTAVKVDVISDIATIDKEYPLLSTVARASYAVERHHPRVVKMAYVPEGNVERTLIFVGKGLVYDTGGADLKVGGFMAGMSRDKGGAASVAGFMKAVAEAQPKGVKVIAYLAVVRNSIGSDCFVPDEIITSREGIRVRIGNTDAEGRLAMGDLLSEAKEVAKGEVNPELFTVATLTGHAARAVGPYSAYVENGPARKAQLSQQLVEQGDLWVDCAEVSRSRREDYDFVQPRTLADDVLSSNNAASAVTARGHQFPMAFLAIVGGLDKHGLDSEQPLPYVHMDIAGSGVEGGDWQHGKPTAATVASLFAKYCR; via the coding sequence ATGTCTTATGCACGCGCTACGTCTTGCGCTAGCCTTGATGCACTTAGTGCAACCAGCGAAAACGATGCTCTTATTATTATCTGTGACTCCCTTGATGCGCTGCCCCAAGCCTATGCTGAACAAATCAATACTCACGCGGCGATAGATAGCCGTGTAGGTAAGCAACCGGCATTATTGATCAGCGAACAAGCGCCAGGTAAGCGCTTGATTGTGACTCCCACAGGCCCTTTAGGGCGGGATTATGATGATGTGCGCCGTGTCTTTGAAGCGGCTAAAAAAGGCATTGCCGTAGCGAAGGAAGCAGGCGCAATCAAGCCGGCTTTGTATGTGCATAATATTCAACAGCGTCCAGGTTATGAGTTCGCATTAGAAGTGGCCTTTTTAGGTGCTAACCAAGCGTTATGGCAGCCCTTAGAAGCACGTGAATATCATGGCGATGCTATCTCTGCACTGAATACTATTAGCCTGGTCGGCGCTACAGATGAACAACTAAAACAGGTCAATGCGATTGCCGCTGGCCAATATGCGGCACGCGATTTATGTGGCACTGAGCCAGAGCGTATGGCGCCGCCTCGCTTCGCTGATTATTGTGTCGAGGCTTTTGCTGGTACTGCGGTGAAGGTCGATGTGATCAGTGATATCGCGACGATTGATAAAGAGTATCCATTGCTTAGTACCGTTGCTCGCGCATCCTATGCGGTAGAGCGTCATCACCCACGCGTGGTAAAAATGGCCTATGTGCCTGAAGGCAATGTTGAACGCACGTTGATCTTTGTCGGTAAAGGCCTTGTTTACGATACCGGTGGTGCGGACTTAAAAGTTGGTGGCTTCATGGCCGGCATGAGTCGCGATAAAGGCGGTGCTGCATCTGTAGCTGGGTTTATGAAAGCCGTCGCTGAAGCACAGCCTAAAGGAGTCAAAGTGATTGCCTATTTGGCCGTGGTTCGTAATTCCATTGGTTCGGATTGCTTTGTTCCTGATGAGATTATTACCAGCCGTGAAGGCATCCGCGTGCGCATTGGTAATACCGATGCTGAGGGCCGCTTGGCAATGGGGGATTTACTCAGTGAGGCTAAAGAAGTGGCCAAAGGCGAGGTGAATCCTGAGCTCTTTACCGTAGCTACTCTCACCGGGCATGCCGCCCGAGCTGTGGGGCCTTATAGTGCCTATGTTGAAAATGGTCCAGCGCGTAAAGCGCAGCTCTCACAGCAATTGGTGGAGCAGGGTGACTTATGGGTCGATTGCGCCGAGGTATCGCGTTCGCGTCGCGAAGACTATGATTTTGTGCAACCACGCACCTTAGCTGACGATGTGCTTTCCAGTAATAATGCCGCATCGGCAGTCACTGCTCGGGGCCACCAGTTCCCGATGGCCTTTTTGGCGATTGTGGGTGGGTTAGATAAGCATGGCTTAGATAGCGAGCAGCCGCTTCCTTATGTACATATGGATATTGCCGGCAGTGGTGTGGAAGGCGGCGATTGGCAGCACGGAAAGCCAACTGCGGCTACGGTAGCAAGCTTATTTGCTAAATACTGTCGCTAA
- a CDS encoding carbon starvation CstA family protein — translation MQSVVIVLLGIVGMLFGWFVYSKFIAEKIFKMDDKFVTPAHELQDGVDYVPTNKVVLWGHHFTSVAGAAPIVGPAIAVYWGWVPAVLWVVFGTIFFAGVHDMGALWASARHKGKSMGALSESVIGSRTRSLFMIVVFLVLLMVNAVFGVVIANSFVSQPNAVFPAWSAIVVALVIGQLLRRNMPLIPLCAIGVGVLYATIYMGSSMPLALPSEMFGLADKANWIIILFVYAAIASLLPVWMLLQPRDFINGMQLLVGLVLLYGAVFVSMPDITAPAFNMQTAADTPSIIPLLFVTIACGAVSGFHGIVSSGTSSKQLNKETDGRFVGYLGAVGEGCLALITLVAVSGVALAVSPEEWHEIYSHLGAGSVSAFITGGANLIESGWGISTEVASTLLAVMVVLFAGTTMDSGVRLQRYIIQEWGDIYKISALKNGVVATLVAVGCCLLLAFGAGGASGSGGMIIWPLFGSTNQILASLTLLVISVMLIKAGRPAKFTLIPMVFVLIMAFFAGVIKLAEYYQQGNWLLVVLDAIVLIVSVLVMLEAWSVIAKHKREKQQGSEQA, via the coding sequence ATGCAATCAGTAGTTATTGTCTTGCTTGGTATTGTCGGCATGCTATTTGGCTGGTTCGTCTATTCCAAGTTTATCGCCGAAAAAATCTTCAAAATGGACGATAAGTTTGTAACTCCAGCTCATGAGCTCCAAGACGGCGTTGATTATGTGCCAACCAATAAAGTGGTATTGTGGGGACACCACTTTACCTCGGTAGCGGGGGCCGCGCCCATTGTAGGCCCCGCGATTGCGGTTTATTGGGGATGGGTGCCTGCGGTATTGTGGGTCGTATTTGGTACTATTTTCTTTGCTGGTGTTCACGACATGGGCGCCCTATGGGCCAGTGCTCGGCACAAGGGCAAATCCATGGGGGCGTTATCAGAATCAGTCATAGGCTCGCGCACGCGTTCTCTATTCATGATTGTGGTGTTTTTGGTGCTATTGATGGTGAATGCGGTATTTGGCGTAGTGATTGCGAACTCATTTGTCTCGCAACCTAATGCGGTATTCCCAGCTTGGTCGGCGATTGTGGTGGCCTTAGTGATAGGTCAGTTGCTGCGACGAAATATGCCGCTTATTCCTTTGTGTGCTATTGGTGTTGGCGTACTCTACGCTACGATTTACATGGGCAGCTCAATGCCCCTGGCACTGCCTAGTGAAATGTTTGGGTTAGCGGATAAAGCCAACTGGATCATTATTCTCTTCGTCTATGCTGCAATTGCTTCGTTATTACCTGTTTGGATGCTACTGCAACCGCGCGACTTTATTAACGGCATGCAGCTGTTGGTGGGGCTGGTTCTGCTTTATGGCGCTGTCTTTGTTTCTATGCCTGATATCACAGCTCCCGCGTTTAACATGCAAACCGCTGCTGACACGCCCAGTATTATCCCCTTGTTGTTTGTCACCATAGCCTGTGGTGCAGTGTCAGGCTTCCATGGCATCGTGTCCTCTGGAACGAGCTCAAAACAACTGAATAAAGAAACTGATGGTCGCTTTGTGGGATACCTCGGTGCCGTAGGAGAAGGATGTTTAGCGCTTATCACGCTGGTGGCCGTTAGTGGCGTGGCCTTGGCTGTTTCCCCAGAGGAGTGGCATGAAATATACAGTCATTTAGGCGCTGGCAGTGTGAGTGCTTTTATTACCGGTGGCGCTAATTTAATTGAAAGTGGCTGGGGTATTTCCACCGAAGTTGCTTCAACCCTATTGGCGGTAATGGTGGTGTTATTTGCAGGCACAACGATGGACTCAGGTGTGCGTCTCCAGCGTTATATTATTCAAGAGTGGGGCGACATTTATAAAATATCGGCGCTTAAAAATGGCGTCGTTGCTACGTTAGTTGCGGTGGGGTGTTGTTTGTTGCTTGCCTTTGGCGCCGGTGGCGCATCTGGCAGTGGTGGCATGATCATTTGGCCGCTATTTGGTTCTACCAACCAAATCCTTGCCAGCTTAACCTTACTGGTGATCTCGGTGATGCTTATAAAAGCAGGACGTCCGGCTAAATTCACGCTGATCCCTATGGTCTTTGTATTGATTATGGCGTTCTTTGCGGGGGTCATTAAACTTGCTGAGTACTACCAACAGGGGAACTGGTTGCTTGTTGTACTCGATGCCATCGTCCTTATTGTTAGTGTGTTGGTCATGCTTGAGGCGTGGTCTGTGATCGCTAAACATAAGCGGGAAAAACAGCAAGGTTCAGAGCAAGCGTAA
- the dinB gene encoding DNA polymerase IV, giving the protein MKKFIHIDMDCFYAAVEMRDNPELANLPLAIGGRSRRGVLSTANYIARQYGVRSAMSNYHAKQLCPDLVIVPGRMQVYKQISQQIRAIFSRYTDLIEPLSLDEAYLDVTQAQVCRGSATLIAEQIRQDIFQQTGLTASAGVAPIKFVAKIASDENKPNGQCVILPEQLPDFLAQLDLKKIPGVGKVTLERLHQKGLYKGQDVLDKGVNWMQQHIGNFGVSLYQKCAGEVIGRVKTERIRKSLSVEHTYEYNKTSLLQCHQALPALLEELQQRLERNQLSNAINKLSVKVKFADFQVTTADQSGFALNLDTFAALTAKAYQRGNTPEVRLLGLGVGISSQQQQATQLSILD; this is encoded by the coding sequence ATGAAGAAATTTATCCATATTGATATGGATTGCTTTTATGCCGCCGTAGAGATGCGCGACAATCCTGAACTGGCAAACTTGCCTTTGGCCATTGGCGGGCGTAGTCGTCGTGGAGTGCTATCAACGGCAAACTATATTGCTCGTCAGTACGGCGTACGTTCGGCGATGTCTAACTACCATGCTAAACAACTGTGCCCAGATTTAGTCATTGTCCCGGGGCGGATGCAAGTTTATAAGCAAATCTCACAGCAAATTCGCGCCATTTTTAGCCGTTATACGGACCTTATCGAGCCACTTTCTTTGGATGAAGCTTACTTGGATGTGACTCAAGCACAGGTATGCCGTGGCAGTGCCACACTCATTGCTGAGCAAATTCGCCAAGATATCTTCCAACAAACTGGACTGACAGCCTCAGCAGGAGTCGCACCTATTAAGTTTGTTGCCAAAATAGCTAGCGACGAGAATAAGCCGAATGGGCAATGCGTAATTCTTCCTGAGCAACTGCCAGACTTTCTTGCTCAGTTGGACTTAAAGAAAATTCCCGGCGTTGGCAAAGTGACGCTAGAGCGGTTGCATCAGAAAGGATTATACAAAGGCCAAGATGTGCTGGATAAGGGAGTAAACTGGATGCAGCAGCATATAGGGAATTTTGGTGTGTCCCTATACCAAAAGTGCGCAGGCGAAGTAATAGGGCGAGTTAAAACCGAGCGCATTCGCAAGTCACTCAGCGTTGAACACACTTATGAATATAACAAAACCTCATTGCTACAATGTCACCAGGCCTTACCCGCTTTACTCGAGGAGTTGCAACAACGCCTTGAGCGCAACCAACTTAGCAACGCCATTAACAAGTTGTCAGTCAAAGTAAAGTTTGCCGATTTTCAGGTAACTACTGCTGATCAAAGTGGATTCGCCTTGAATCTAGACACTTTCGCAGCGCTAACGGCGAAAGCCTACCAACGCGGCAACACTCCAGAGGTGAGATTACTGGGCTTGGGCGTTGGAATTTCATCGCAACAGCAACAAGCTACCCAGTTAAGCATTTTAGACTAA
- a CDS encoding Lcl C-terminal domain-containing protein produces the protein MNYTFLIVAAVVSTSLWAEQRCYNLQASTPAERFVINTDGTITDNATGLMWQRCSYGQQFDAELQSCSGAAQQLNWQQALQSATNDEFAGFDDWHLPNSKELASIVEHRCVEPSLNLDLFLDASNDNYWSSTSAVTPADHAWVYEFYSGKNSLHAKSSDVFVRLVRYQQ, from the coding sequence ATGAATTATACGTTTCTAATCGTGGCGGCTGTGGTGAGTACATCGCTTTGGGCTGAACAGCGTTGTTATAATCTGCAAGCTAGTACCCCGGCAGAGCGCTTTGTGATTAATACTGATGGTACGATTACTGATAACGCCACTGGGCTGATGTGGCAACGTTGTAGCTATGGGCAACAGTTCGATGCTGAACTGCAAAGTTGCTCTGGGGCGGCGCAACAGCTTAACTGGCAGCAGGCACTGCAAAGCGCCACTAATGATGAGTTTGCCGGTTTTGATGACTGGCACTTGCCTAACAGTAAAGAACTCGCATCCATTGTTGAGCATCGATGTGTTGAGCCCAGCCTAAATTTAGACCTGTTTTTAGATGCTAGTAATGATAATTACTGGTCCAGCACATCTGCAGTAACACCGGCAGATCATGCTTGGGTGTATGAATTTTACAGTGGTAAAAATAGTCTTCATGCTAAAAGTAGTGATGTATTTGTGCGTTTAGTACGCTATCAGCAATAA